From Nicotiana tabacum cultivar K326 chromosome 20, ASM71507v2, whole genome shotgun sequence, one genomic window encodes:
- the LOC107813704 gene encoding dihydrolipoyl dehydrogenase, mitochondrial, translating to MAISTLARRKATTFLSSRFLYSTSKYSFSLTRGYASGSDENDVVVIGGGPGGYVAAIKAAQLGLKTTCIEKRGTLGGTCLNVGCIPSKALLHSSHMFHEAQHSFANHGVKFSSVEVDLPAMMAQKDKAVSNLTRGIEGLFKKNKVNYVKGYGKLLSPSEVSVDTIDGDNTVVKGKNIIIATGSDVKSLPGITIDEKRVVSSTGALALGEIPKKLVVIGAGYIGLEMGSVWGRLGSEVTVVEFAADIVPTMDGEVRKQFQRALEKQKMKFMLKTKVVSVDTAGDGVKLTLEPASGGDQTILEADVVLVSAGRVPFTSGLGLDKIGVETDKAGRILVNKRFASNVPGVYAIGDVIPGPMLAHKAEEDGVACVEFIAGKEGHVDYDMVPGVVYTHPEVASVGKTEEQVKSLGVDYRVGKFPFLANSRAKAIDDAEGLVKILAEKESDKILGVHIMSPNAGELIHEAVLALQYGASSEDIARTCHAHPTMSEALKEAAMATYDKPIHM from the exons ATGGCGATTTCGACCTTAGCTAGAAGAAAGGCTACAACATTTTTATCATCCCGATTTCTCTACAGCACTTCTAAGTATTCATTTTCTCTGACGAGAGGCTACGCTTCAGGATCCGATGAAAACGACGTCGTTGTGATCGGCGGTGGTCCCGGAGGCTACGTGGCGGCGATCAAAGCCGCACAGCTTGGTCTCAAAACTACATGTATCGAAAAACGTGGTACCCTTGGTGGAACCTGCCTTAATGTTGGTTGTATTCCTTCTAAG GCACTTCTTCATTCCTCCCACATGTTTCATGAAGCACAACATTCATTTGCCAATCATGGTGTGAAGTTCTCTTCTGTTGAGGTTGATCTTCCTGCCATGATGGCGCAAAAAGATAAAGCTGTGTCTAACTTAACACGAGGTATTGAGGGTTTATTCAAGAAGAACAAAGTAAACTATGTTAAGGGCTATGGTAAACTCCTCTCCCCTTCTGAAGTTTCTGTCGACACCATTGATGGCGATAACACCGTTGTTAAAGGCAAGAATATTATTATTGCAACTGGTTCTGATGTCAAAAGTCTACCTGGCATAACCATTGATGAGAAGAGAGTTGTATCATCTACTGGAGCGTTAGCTTTGGGAGAAATTCCAAAAAAACTAGTTGTTATAGGTGCTGGTTACATAGGCCTTGAAATGGGATCTGTCTGGGGCCGTCTTGGCTCAGAGGTGACTGTTGTTGAATTTGCAGCTGATATTGTTCCAACCATGGATGGTGAAGTTCGCAAGCAATTCCAGCGTGCTCTTGAAAAGCAAAAGATGAAATTCATGCTTAAGACTAAGGTGGTGTCAGTTGACACTGCAGGTGATGGTGTGAAGTTGACCCTTGAACCTGCATCTGGTGGTGATCAAACTATCCTTGAGGCTGATGTAGTCCTTGTTTCTGCTGGAAGAGTTCCATTCACTTCAGGGCTTGGATTGGACAAAATAGGTGTTGAAACTGACAAGGCTGGTCGAATCTTGGTGAATAAACGTTTTGCCAGTAATGTCCCGGGGGTATATGCAATTGGTGATGTCATTCCTGGGCCAATGTTGGCTCACAAGGCAGAGGAAGATGGTGTTGCTTGTGTGGAGTTCATTGCAGGCAAGGAAGGTCATGTAGACTATGATATGGTTCCTGGTGTCGTTTACACTCACCCTGAGGTGGCTTCTGTTGGGAAAACTGAGGAACAGGTAAAGTCACTCGGAGTTGATTATCGTGTTGGCAAATTTCCTTTCCTCGCAAACAGTAGGGCCAAGGCAATCGATGATGCTGAGGGACTTGTTAAGATACTTGCTGAGAAAGAGAGTGACAAGATATTGGGTGTCCATATTATGTCGCCTAATGCAGGGGAGCTTATTCACGAAGCTGTCCTGGCATTGCAGTATGGAGCATCGAGTGAGGACATTGCTCGTACTTGCCATGCACATCCAACAATGAGCGAGGCACTCAAAGAAGCAGCCATGGCCACTTATGACAAGCCCATTCACATGTAG